The following are from one region of the Ischnura elegans chromosome X, ioIscEleg1.1, whole genome shotgun sequence genome:
- the LOC124171225 gene encoding speckle-type POZ protein-like yields MAACALPVPPLRSDSDASCPASVYRFNYVWTVHNFRFCGTIMGDYVLSPHFSPEEDQQMQWRMKLCPNGFTESNKGYLSVYAILAEYNGPEVFARVKFSLLNNRREEVNTMDDKQTRTFIRGKSYCVEKFIRRDIVLSQFSNILHGDKLVLWCEMIVIYCQNSFTHLEIRSEPPEKQLVHDLRQLFDTKKFCDVTLVVGDQEIMAHQAILGGRSPVLCAMLQIGWKKGEKKRIHINGMRANILEKVCRFMYTGQIQGVESFDSEILEAADRFCLPALKQICEESLRAKITLQNATKYLILATKFRLPDLKSHAMHFIRENVTEVKKTAGWRTLSRLHPSLLIEILWQPASTSKSSPALETTI; encoded by the coding sequence ATGGCCGCCTGCGCACTGCCAGTCCCACCTCTCCGCTCCGACAGCGACGCCTCCTGCCCGGCGTCTGTCTATCGCTTCAACTACGTGTGGACAGTTCACAACTTCAGATTTTGCGGGACCATCATGGGAGATTACGTCCTTTCCCCTCACTTCTCACCCGAAGAAGACCAGCAGATGCAGTGGCGCATGAAGCTCTGCCCAAACGGCTTCACCGAATCGAATAAGGGTTATCTCTCCGTGTACGCGATACTGGCCGAATACAATGGGCCAGAAGTCTTCGCGAGAGTGAAATTTTCCCTCCTGAACAACAGGAGAGAGGAGGTGAACACAATGGACGATAAGCAAACGCGTACCTTCATTCGGGGGAAATCCTATTGTGTCGAAAAGTTTATCCGCCGGGATATTGTCTTATCTCAGTTTAGCAACATACTACATGGGGATAAGCTGGTTTTGTGGTGTGAGATGATTGTAATATATTGCCAAAACAGTTTTACGCATCTTGAGATTCGGTCTGAACCGCCCGAAAAACAGCTTGTGCACGACCTCCGACAGCTGTTCGATACTAAGAAGTTTTGTGATGTTACATTGGTGGTGGGTGACCAGGAGATCATGGCCCACCAAGCAATCTTGGGAGGACGAAGCCCAGTCCTTTGTGCAATGCTCCAGATAGGCTggaaaaagggagagaaaaagcGTATTCATATCAACGGCATGCGCGCCAACATACTGGAGAAGGTATGCCGATTCATGTACACAGGGCAAATTCAGGGTGTGGAATCCTTCGACTCGGAGATTCTCGAGGCTGCCGACCGTTTTTGCTTGCCGGCATTGAAGCAAATATGTGAGGAATCGCTCAGGGCCAAGATAACGCTCCAGAACGCCACGAAATACCTGATCCTTGCAACAAAATTTCGATTGCCAGATTTGAAATCGCATGCCATGCACTTCATCCGAGAGAACGTGACGGAAGTGAAGAAGACGGCTGGTTGGCGGACGCTGTCCCGCCTACACCCCTCACTCCTCATCGAAATTCTATGGCAGCCAGCATCAACATCCAAGTCGTCTCCTGCTCTAGAAACGACGATTTAA